The following proteins come from a genomic window of Gottfriedia acidiceleris:
- a CDS encoding alkaline phosphatase family protein — translation MRRKWAIVLYLICFVLIVCLQITTKKQNTFNLFNFNSLSESGVPKIDHIVVVIEENHAKQQIMGNLSAPYINSLMNQGANLINYHAIEHPSQPNYLDLFSGSNQGVTDDGLPKTKFSTDNLASELNEKKLTFAGYSEDLPSIGFNGEYNKDYARKHNPWTNFTNVSKKANQPLEKFPTNFSKLPTVSFIIPNLQNDMHDGTIKQGDQWLKKQISAYVKWAKKNNSLLIVTWDEDDFSHNNKISTVFVGPMVKKGQYNKNLNHFNLLHTIEDIYGLKHAGTNRTVKTIKNIWK, via the coding sequence TTGAGAAGAAAATGGGCTATAGTACTTTATTTAATCTGTTTTGTTTTAATTGTTTGTTTACAGATTACTACTAAAAAACAAAATACGTTTAATTTATTTAATTTCAATTCGCTATCAGAATCGGGAGTTCCAAAAATTGATCACATTGTAGTAGTAATTGAGGAGAATCATGCGAAACAGCAGATTATGGGGAATCTTTCTGCACCTTATATTAATTCACTAATGAACCAAGGTGCAAATTTAATTAACTATCATGCAATAGAACACCCTAGCCAGCCGAATTATTTGGACTTGTTCTCTGGTTCAAATCAAGGTGTTACTGACGATGGTTTACCAAAAACAAAATTCTCAACAGATAATTTAGCAAGTGAGCTTAATGAAAAAAAACTAACATTTGCCGGTTATTCTGAAGATTTGCCTTCTATAGGCTTTAATGGAGAATACAACAAAGATTATGCACGCAAACACAATCCCTGGACTAATTTTACAAATGTCTCAAAAAAAGCAAATCAACCATTAGAAAAATTCCCAACAAACTTTAGTAAACTGCCAACTGTTTCGTTTATCATCCCAAATCTCCAAAATGACATGCACGACGGAACAATTAAACAAGGAGATCAGTGGTTAAAAAAACAAATTAGTGCTTATGTCAAATGGGCTAAAAAGAATAATAGTTTGTTAATTGTAACATGGGATGAAGATGACTTTTCACATAATAACAAAATTTCCACCGTTTTTGTCGGACCCATGGTAAAAAAAGGACAATATAACAAAAATTTAAACCATTTTAATCTTTTACATACAATAGAGGATATTTACGGATTAAAACATGCAGGGACAAATAGAACTGTTAAAACTATTAAAAATATATGGAAATAA
- a CDS encoding TasA family protein, with protein sequence MKMSKVKKALIGTALAGSLVVGAGYGTYSWFTAQMTASGTVQNGTFEINNGQNEQQLTFSPDKLAPSQISEMSPIVIKNTGDYDMFIRGKVHFTIDNAPAGVSLDKLLSNYEVQPTMLYNGETVSDIDWIDLDDLQTTLDNLLPGKGEDDSDRLKVNDKIEIDLKLRLKESADNKMQGVALKVSFKVQAKQTDPNAEFPKK encoded by the coding sequence ATGAAAATGAGTAAAGTAAAAAAAGCATTAATCGGAACCGCATTGGCAGGTTCTTTAGTGGTTGGGGCCGGATACGGAACCTATTCATGGTTTACCGCGCAAATGACCGCTAGCGGAACGGTCCAAAACGGAACGTTTGAGATAAATAACGGACAAAATGAGCAGCAATTGACGTTCTCGCCTGATAAGCTTGCGCCTTCCCAAATAAGCGAAATGTCACCGATCGTGATTAAGAATACAGGCGACTATGATATGTTTATCCGTGGTAAAGTCCATTTTACGATTGACAATGCACCAGCTGGCGTATCGCTTGATAAGCTGTTGAGTAATTATGAAGTTCAACCGACAATGCTGTATAACGGCGAGACCGTATCGGACATTGACTGGATCGACCTTGATGATCTGCAGACGACATTAGATAACCTGCTTCCGGGTAAGGGAGAGGATGATTCAGACCGCTTAAAAGTAAACGACAAAATCGAGATCGATTTAAAATTACGTTTAAAAGAAAGTGCAGACAACAAAATGCAAGGAGTTGCCTTAAAAGTCAGCTTTAAGGTCCAAGCTAAGCAAACAGATCCTAATGCAGAATTTCCAAAAAAATAA
- a CDS encoding signal peptidase I, with amino-acid sequence MKKVWKWFSLLLVMMLVIGSGTVIYFFAKSKGNVEKVPSVLGYKPLIVLSNSMKPTFQAGDLVLIKVNRELQVNDVVTYKRTDGTFITHRIVRMTMKDGKPLFVTKGDANNLEDDGYVAKEDILGVETFSIPSVGYISKFFSSWFGFFLLIVLPLLLVVILEIFQRLGIFGNQNETNVQH; translated from the coding sequence ATGAAGAAAGTATGGAAATGGTTCTCTCTCCTCCTAGTCATGATGCTCGTCATCGGATCAGGGACCGTCATTTATTTCTTTGCAAAGTCAAAGGGGAATGTGGAAAAAGTTCCAAGCGTTCTCGGTTACAAGCCGTTAATTGTACTGTCTAACAGTATGAAGCCGACCTTCCAAGCGGGCGATTTGGTGTTGATCAAGGTGAATCGGGAACTGCAAGTAAACGATGTTGTGACCTATAAAAGAACAGATGGCACATTCATCACACACCGAATTGTGAGAATGACAATGAAGGACGGAAAACCTCTCTTTGTAACCAAGGGTGACGCCAACAATCTAGAAGATGATGGCTACGTGGCTAAGGAAGATATTTTGGGGGTAGAAACCTTCTCCATCCCGAGTGTTGGATATATTTCCAAATTTTTCTCCAGCTGGTTTGGTTTTTTTCTTTTGATTGTACTGCCGCTCTTGTTAGTGGTAATACTCGAAATCTTTCAGCGTCTCGGCATTTTTGGAAATCAAAATGAAACGAACGTTCAGCATTAA
- a CDS encoding S8 family serine peptidase, whose translation MDKKKKIIKKATTLALGAGLVTSGLSAFNPSSPTPVHAETNPTAVQILSKLTAAQRQALQKLTANDQSGLFLDPKVKLASTANVSVIVQFKNKPEKTAVLEAAVNGRNLTSAQAKSKANGDHELFKQDLAEVFKQKQDGTYKLKREYKYAFNGVALTLPANKIQEIMKSKAVQAIYSNNKIMADPPVKIKDAMPSSDPQGQGMAAENAFLNINKLHKEGYTGKGVKIAVIDTGVDYNHPDIKAAFKSGYDFVDNDSNPMETTYQDYLNYKKVNPTTTLKASDYETEHGTHVSGTIVGQGKNNSPYATNGIAPDASLYVYRVLGPGGSGSDESVMAGIDKAVADGVDVMNLSLGANYNDPFYPTSIAINNAVLTGVTAVIAAGNTGDGMYTLGSPGNAQLALTVGASDVPQVIPTMKGNLDSVSSTMRGLAKGWNDDFASFQGKTLPIVAVPNYGAVNDYLNINVAGKVALVQRGNNQSINDKILQAKLKGAVAILIWNNNSTEGYMPFYLGEGTDFIPAFNLTNSDGLALKAKIASGMTQFSFANLSSYKTSGDNLASFSSRGPSRTTYDIKPEVTAPGVNVLSTVPGFVHTPDNPSDYSTAYERMSGTSMATPNVTGIAALLLQAKPNLNPEDIKTILMNTADPLNGTYSVFEQGAGRVDPYKAIHSTMEFQVKETTPTLTSKGDLSKINEKTGAMNFGNLSFAGKDMLSTRSYTIQNNGSKTKTFDVKVTFQNGVRGSLDASKNGVKLMTPSTVKMNANSKFNGKASLYIPKKAQKGIYEGYITYTNRGNKTETYRVPFAVHYVEEGIQSYFFDYDSTTTARNHLSTLVFDPTVYGHFTLKSHMRYVYEIITDNEGNELGVTNYGDGMLINEGVQYSTGFDGTYYPFTGDDDNPLSAKFFNAKEGHYKLQMIGFNDTGKAFVSPTAEINIDNTMPDAFDTHLEGEQPNNPFVEYEPGTKSIPFNAFVHDNGISGQKVDQSKNYLYYFYNSLQGPTGIYNLDSKGNYQSQVSTDPNGNLVDFELEGIDHAGNTFGRKRYFIVPNNYTYVYGKPNVPMRGSYVFTHKGDTITYTITANHVKNLKTAAYRFITRNVDTVVTNVSLNPAAAALGATLTYTKSPSSTQVTNNVTVNFDPTTGVNGNIPMVDVTIQIPNTPDYTDSSSMTNAVSSTFTSVSGTVTRPYSWVPPTGILPNFSSVYGMIRPEELLDAKGNLVSRDYTKFGAKVSVVDSEGNTYAGTINNKFGGFTINGLPVTRDDLTFIQDLPGHFTMYSTFNEYRTLDGVDYGDWKTLSYPNDIENATAGDVNKDNVIDIKDAIAIQDSFGAHAVDGNYNRGADINFDGVIDEKDFGYVEENFALQNPTVDNAPAPVKKIDGKTIADIKKELGL comes from the coding sequence ATGGACAAGAAAAAGAAAATAATAAAAAAAGCGACAACCTTAGCGCTTGGGGCAGGCTTGGTTACAAGCGGCCTATCTGCTTTCAATCCATCTTCGCCAACTCCCGTGCATGCTGAAACTAATCCGACAGCGGTGCAGATCCTATCCAAGTTGACGGCAGCACAAAGACAAGCCCTGCAAAAGTTAACAGCTAATGACCAATCCGGTCTGTTTTTAGACCCAAAAGTCAAACTCGCAAGTACAGCAAATGTTTCTGTCATCGTCCAGTTTAAAAATAAGCCGGAAAAGACTGCAGTGCTGGAGGCAGCAGTAAATGGAAGAAATTTGACGAGTGCCCAAGCAAAAAGCAAGGCCAATGGTGACCATGAACTATTCAAACAGGATTTAGCAGAGGTATTTAAACAAAAACAAGATGGCACTTATAAATTGAAGCGCGAATATAAATATGCCTTTAATGGTGTGGCGCTGACTTTACCGGCAAACAAAATTCAGGAAATCATGAAATCAAAAGCCGTTCAAGCGATATACAGCAACAACAAAATCATGGCGGATCCACCTGTAAAAATCAAGGATGCGATGCCATCAAGCGATCCGCAGGGACAAGGAATGGCAGCAGAGAACGCCTTCCTTAATATCAACAAACTACATAAAGAAGGCTACACTGGAAAAGGTGTAAAAATAGCAGTCATCGACACAGGCGTAGATTATAACCACCCGGACATCAAAGCGGCGTTTAAAAGTGGATATGATTTCGTGGACAACGATTCTAATCCAATGGAAACCACTTATCAGGATTACCTAAATTATAAAAAAGTGAATCCAACGACGACTCTAAAAGCAAGTGATTACGAAACCGAACACGGCACACACGTTTCTGGAACAATTGTCGGTCAAGGGAAAAACAACAGCCCTTATGCAACAAACGGAATTGCACCGGATGCAAGTCTCTATGTGTACCGTGTGCTGGGTCCTGGTGGAAGTGGCAGTGACGAAAGTGTAATGGCAGGAATAGACAAGGCGGTCGCAGACGGTGTAGACGTCATGAACTTGTCTCTCGGGGCAAACTACAATGACCCGTTTTATCCAACAAGCATCGCAATCAACAACGCAGTCCTAACTGGTGTAACGGCTGTTATTGCAGCAGGAAATACAGGAGACGGCATGTATACCTTGGGTTCACCAGGAAATGCGCAACTTGCTTTGACCGTTGGTGCAAGTGATGTGCCACAGGTGATCCCGACTATGAAAGGGAATTTGGACAGCGTGAGTTCTACTATGCGCGGACTAGCAAAAGGGTGGAATGACGATTTCGCAAGTTTCCAAGGAAAGACACTACCAATCGTAGCGGTTCCAAATTACGGAGCAGTAAATGATTACCTGAACATAAATGTAGCAGGAAAAGTGGCTCTTGTTCAACGCGGAAACAATCAAAGCATTAACGATAAAATCCTTCAGGCGAAACTAAAAGGCGCAGTGGCAATCCTGATTTGGAACAACAACTCGACAGAAGGGTATATGCCATTTTATTTGGGTGAAGGGACCGATTTTATACCAGCGTTTAACTTGACCAACTCAGACGGCCTTGCTTTAAAGGCGAAAATCGCATCTGGTATGACGCAATTTTCTTTTGCCAATTTAAGTTCTTATAAGACATCAGGAGATAACTTAGCGTCGTTCAGCTCCCGTGGTCCATCTCGAACGACATATGACATCAAGCCGGAAGTGACTGCACCAGGCGTAAATGTACTTTCGACTGTGCCAGGATTTGTGCATACACCTGACAATCCGTCCGATTACAGCACCGCATATGAGCGGATGAGCGGAACGAGCATGGCAACGCCGAATGTAACCGGTATTGCAGCGCTTCTATTGCAGGCAAAGCCAAATCTTAATCCAGAAGATATTAAAACGATTTTAATGAATACAGCAGATCCGTTAAATGGAACATATAGCGTTTTTGAACAAGGAGCAGGGCGCGTTGATCCGTACAAAGCAATCCACTCTACAATGGAATTTCAAGTGAAAGAAACAACGCCGACGTTAACATCAAAAGGAGACCTATCGAAAATCAATGAAAAGACAGGTGCAATGAACTTCGGAAATCTGTCCTTTGCTGGAAAAGACATGTTAAGTACGCGCAGTTATACCATTCAAAACAACGGAAGCAAAACAAAGACGTTTGACGTCAAAGTTACTTTCCAAAACGGGGTAAGAGGTTCGCTCGATGCTAGTAAAAATGGAGTGAAACTGATGACGCCATCGACTGTTAAAATGAATGCAAACAGCAAGTTTAATGGTAAAGCGAGTCTTTATATTCCGAAAAAAGCTCAAAAAGGGATTTACGAAGGATATATCACGTACACTAACCGCGGCAATAAAACGGAAACTTACCGTGTTCCATTTGCCGTGCATTATGTAGAAGAGGGAATCCAAAGTTACTTCTTTGATTATGATAGCACCACAACGGCACGCAATCATCTTAGCACGCTAGTCTTTGACCCAACCGTATATGGCCACTTCACCTTAAAGTCGCATATGAGATACGTTTACGAGATCATCACTGACAATGAGGGTAATGAGCTCGGGGTCACAAACTACGGGGACGGAATGCTGATCAATGAAGGCGTCCAGTATAGCACTGGATTTGACGGAACGTACTATCCGTTTACTGGCGATGACGACAACCCGCTCTCAGCCAAGTTTTTCAATGCGAAGGAAGGTCATTATAAGTTACAGATGATTGGATTCAATGATACAGGAAAGGCGTTTGTTTCACCAACCGCCGAGATAAATATCGACAACACGATGCCGGATGCATTCGATACTCATCTAGAGGGAGAACAGCCGAACAATCCGTTTGTGGAGTATGAGCCGGGAACGAAATCAATTCCGTTTAACGCTTTTGTCCATGACAATGGGATTTCAGGTCAAAAGGTCGACCAGTCCAAAAACTATCTTTACTATTTCTATAACAGCTTACAAGGTCCAACCGGAATTTATAACTTAGATTCAAAAGGAAACTATCAAAGCCAAGTCAGTACGGATCCAAATGGAAATTTAGTTGATTTCGAACTGGAAGGAATTGACCATGCAGGTAACACGTTCGGCCGAAAACGCTACTTCATTGTTCCGAACAACTACACCTATGTATATGGGAAGCCGAATGTGCCAATGCGCGGGAGTTATGTCTTCACCCATAAAGGCGATACCATCACTTATACGATAACAGCCAACCATGTAAAGAACTTAAAAACAGCGGCCTACCGCTTTATCACAAGAAACGTCGACACAGTCGTAACCAATGTGTCCTTAAATCCGGCAGCAGCAGCACTCGGCGCAACGCTTACGTACACGAAATCGCCATCATCTACCCAGGTAACCAACAATGTCACGGTTAATTTTGACCCGACAACTGGCGTAAATGGCAACATACCGATGGTCGATGTCACGATTCAAATTCCAAATACGCCCGATTATACAGATTCATCGAGCATGACGAACGCGGTATCCTCGACATTTACAAGTGTGAGCGGAACGGTGACTAGACCTTACAGTTGGGTTCCTCCTACTGGGATTTTGCCGAATTTCTCATCTGTCTATGGGATGATCCGCCCAGAAGAACTCCTGGATGCGAAAGGAAATCTTGTTTCGCGTGACTATACGAAATTTGGTGCGAAAGTATCGGTGGTCGACAGTGAAGGAAACACGTATGCAGGGACTATTAACAACAAGTTCGGTGGGTTTACGATTAACGGACTTCCAGTCACGCGTGACGATTTAACCTTTATCCAAGATCTACCAGGACATTTCACTATGTATAGCACCTTTAATGAATATCGAACACTAGACGGGGTGGACTACGGTGACTGGAAAACGTTAAGCTACCCTAATGATATCGAGAATGCCACTGCCGGAGACGTCAATAAAGACAACGTTATCGACATTAAGGATGCCATTGCCATTCAGGATAGCTTCGGGGCGCATGCAGTCGACGGAAATTACAACCGTGGTGCCGATATCAACTTTGACGGTGTCATTGATGAAAAAGATTTCGGCTATGTCGAAGAGAACTTCGCTCTGCAGAACCCGACCGTAGATAATGCACCGGCGCCTGTTAAGAAAATCGACGGAAAAACAATTGCTGATATTAAGAAAGAATTAGGACTTTAA
- a CDS encoding alkaline phosphatase: MNKKTIISTALTIATATTLGFNHFVDAKESDNDKQGKAKNVIVFVGDGMGAAHREAIRLATVGQTGKLAMDDMPYAGLVHTSSTTAITDSAAAATAMASGVKTYNGAIGVDANKKSVKTVLEMAKEAGKSTGLVTTSQITDATPAAFGAHVTDRSKQSDIAKQYLENSKVDVLLGGGEDFWYPAGNAGSYEDHPAKDSSEQSKGTQGNLVEEAKKLGYNYVTNANELQNAKNGKLLGLFANEEMFEQREEGKGDLYDPVVSLPDMTKKAIDTLSDNKKGFFLMVEEEGTDEMSHENNAEKMIKAGQELDKSVSVAKEYAKNHPDTLVLVVADHECGGLSIEDVDTKDESGDGISKEDGPFNVANSSNQFMIDWTTSGHGGVSVPLTAIGAGAERLSGTYENTYIYEAIKQAMDLKK; the protein is encoded by the coding sequence GTGAACAAGAAAACGATTATTAGTACTGCATTAACAATTGCAACTGCAACAACATTGGGATTTAATCATTTTGTAGATGCAAAAGAATCCGATAATGACAAACAAGGAAAGGCTAAAAATGTAATTGTTTTTGTTGGAGACGGAATGGGGGCTGCACACCGTGAGGCGATCCGACTGGCTACTGTTGGACAAACTGGTAAACTAGCAATGGATGATATGCCATACGCAGGATTGGTACATACTAGCTCAACTACTGCCATAACAGATTCGGCTGCTGCGGCTACTGCTATGGCGTCAGGGGTAAAAACGTATAATGGGGCAATTGGTGTTGATGCAAACAAAAAGTCAGTAAAAACAGTATTAGAAATGGCGAAAGAAGCTGGGAAATCAACTGGTTTAGTCACAACTAGCCAGATTACGGATGCAACTCCAGCAGCATTTGGTGCTCATGTAACAGATCGTTCAAAACAAAGTGACATTGCTAAGCAGTATCTTGAAAACAGCAAAGTCGATGTGCTATTAGGTGGAGGAGAGGACTTTTGGTATCCTGCAGGAAATGCTGGAAGCTACGAAGATCACCCAGCAAAGGACTCTTCTGAACAAAGTAAAGGAACACAAGGAAATCTTGTTGAGGAAGCGAAAAAGCTTGGCTACAATTACGTGACGAATGCAAATGAGCTACAAAATGCGAAAAATGGTAAGTTGTTAGGTCTTTTTGCAAATGAAGAAATGTTTGAACAAAGAGAAGAGGGAAAAGGTGATCTTTATGATCCAGTAGTATCTCTTCCTGACATGACAAAAAAAGCGATCGATACTTTATCGGATAATAAAAAAGGTTTTTTCTTAATGGTTGAAGAAGAGGGTACAGACGAAATGTCTCATGAGAACAATGCTGAAAAAATGATTAAAGCTGGTCAAGAACTAGATAAATCAGTCTCTGTAGCTAAAGAATACGCAAAGAATCACCCTGATACTCTTGTTCTAGTAGTAGCAGACCATGAATGTGGCGGCTTATCAATTGAAGATGTGGACACAAAAGATGAGTCAGGCGATGGAATCTCTAAAGAAGACGGGCCATTTAATGTGGCAAACAGTAGCAATCAATTCATGATTGACTGGACAACAAGTGGACACGGTGGTGTATCTGTTCCTTTAACAGCAATTGGTGCAGGAGCGGAACGATTATCAGGAACATATGAAAACACTTATATCTATGAGGCTATTAAACAAGCAATGGATTTAAAAAAATAA